One Myxococcales bacterium DNA window includes the following coding sequences:
- a CDS encoding TetR/AcrR family transcriptional regulator: MTSRPTPGEEAPVADRKANSRERAQRSDAKASRKTLLAAARELFAERGPEALTIVEVAKRAGLNRSTAYQHFRNRHELTQAVAELFADDLRQMMQEPRNLGEQINFFVHYFQEHPDIGRLWMFHLLMDQNRPKEGWGDYIGSVQRMAKSSRSLPGIDGEMLGLIGMSSALMWSVMAPQHSQGKGSTRADTDRFAAELKRLFLAGTLRPEFLTDASPYTNANSNPETSTETSTTTSTDSGNDSID, encoded by the coding sequence ATGACGAGCCGGCCCACCCCCGGGGAGGAAGCCCCTGTTGCGGATCGCAAAGCGAACTCCCGAGAGCGCGCCCAACGGAGCGACGCCAAGGCCTCCCGCAAAACGCTATTGGCCGCCGCCCGCGAACTCTTTGCCGAGCGGGGCCCCGAGGCCCTGACCATCGTCGAGGTTGCCAAGCGCGCGGGCCTGAACCGCAGCACCGCCTATCAGCACTTTCGCAATCGCCACGAACTCACCCAGGCCGTCGCCGAGCTGTTTGCCGATGACCTTCGCCAGATGATGCAAGAACCTCGCAACCTGGGGGAGCAGATCAACTTCTTCGTGCACTACTTCCAGGAGCATCCCGACATCGGACGCCTCTGGATGTTCCACCTCTTGATGGATCAGAACCGACCCAAAGAAGGTTGGGGGGACTACATCGGATCCGTGCAACGCATGGCCAAGAGTTCCCGCAGTCTGCCCGGTATCGATGGAGAGATGCTCGGACTGATCGGCATGTCGTCAGCTCTGATGTGGAGCGTCATGGCACCCCAACACTCCCAAGGCAAAGGGAGCACGCGTGCCGACACCGATCGCTTCGCTGCAGAACTCAAGCGTCTCTTCCTGGCCGGAACCCTGCGTCCGGAGTTTCTGACAGACGCCAGCCCGTACACCAACGCCAACTCCAACCCCGAGACGAGCACGGAGACAAGTACCACTACCAGCACCGACTCCGGCAATGATTCGATCGACTAA
- a CDS encoding alcohol dehydrogenase catalytic domain-containing protein, with the protein MTLPKTSFAMVQTAPRKLEAMDIPMPDISDDAGIMRIDACGICGSDYEQFEGVLRTPMPVIPGHEPLGTVVAIGDRAAKRWGVDVGDRIAVETMLACHHCGPCMGGSYHLCDTRRIYSYIPLSVDPGLWGSYSQYMYLDPNAVIHKVDATLPPEIAVMFNPLGAGFRWAVEIPKTGPGDTVVIMGPGQRGLGSVLACREAGADKIIVTGLAADADKLEIAKKFGADVTIDVENENPRDIIKEHTNGRGADVVVDVSSYATQPVVQAIDFARLGGTIVLAGMKGFKEIPGFISDKVVLKELTIKGAIGVTRTGYASAIRLLEKRSYPFEIMHTHDFKLQDAELAIKTLAREIAGDESIHSCLIPEF; encoded by the coding sequence ATGACTCTGCCCAAGACCAGTTTCGCGATGGTCCAAACCGCGCCCCGCAAACTCGAAGCGATGGACATCCCGATGCCTGACATCTCCGATGACGCTGGCATCATGCGAATCGATGCATGCGGGATTTGCGGCAGCGACTATGAGCAGTTCGAGGGCGTGCTTCGGACTCCAATGCCCGTGATTCCCGGACATGAGCCCCTGGGAACCGTGGTCGCCATAGGCGATCGAGCCGCCAAGCGTTGGGGAGTGGACGTCGGTGATCGTATCGCGGTAGAGACGATGCTTGCTTGTCATCACTGTGGTCCGTGCATGGGCGGTTCTTATCATTTATGTGACACCCGTCGGATCTATTCCTACATCCCTCTGTCCGTCGATCCGGGGCTCTGGGGCTCGTACTCTCAGTACATGTATCTCGATCCGAATGCGGTGATCCACAAGGTCGATGCCACTCTGCCTCCAGAGATCGCAGTGATGTTCAATCCCCTGGGTGCCGGCTTTCGTTGGGCGGTTGAAATTCCCAAGACGGGTCCCGGCGATACCGTGGTCATCATGGGGCCGGGCCAGCGCGGGCTCGGGAGCGTGCTGGCTTGCCGGGAAGCCGGCGCAGACAAGATCATTGTGACGGGGCTTGCGGCCGATGCAGACAAGCTCGAGATTGCAAAGAAATTCGGCGCAGACGTCACGATCGACGTCGAAAACGAAAACCCCCGGGACATTATCAAGGAACACACGAATGGCAGGGGGGCAGACGTCGTCGTGGACGTGTCGAGCTACGCCACCCAGCCCGTCGTGCAGGCGATCGACTTTGCGCGCCTGGGCGGAACCATCGTGTTGGCGGGGATGAAGGGCTTCAAAGAGATCCCGGGGTTCATTTCCGACAAGGTCGTGCTCAAAGAACTCACCATCAAGGGGGCGATTGGGGTAACGCGCACTGGCTATGCGAGTGCCATTCGACTGCTCGAGAAGCGAAGCTACCCCTTCGAGATCATGCATACCCACGATTTCAAACTCCAGGACGCAGAGTTGGCCATCAAGACATTGGCTCGCGAGATTGCCGGAGACGAATCGATTCACTCATGTCTGATTCCAGAGTTCTAG
- a CDS encoding PaaI family thioesterase, whose protein sequence is MDEIKSWVEESPYSKFLGLKLDHIDDSSARLLLPYQDENSNPGKALHGGCMASVGAIAGHAIARAALGNEAGPLHTAQMQVSYLAAAIGEDVTAEARLLRRGRELCFVAIDVKTQEGKPIASITTTVRGRFSKPEPGYPVSAGDHGESDPGVMGPHIQSVPFIGNRLILVEHMTGGTSRLTMPLHENNCDVGGGMHEGAVLALLDTTGAMASWAESGPGRFKASTASMQMQILDPAPKGDLIAYGRCVQNDDEIYWSDVEVASVADGKVTARGTVLYRIVQ, encoded by the coding sequence ATGGACGAAATCAAGAGCTGGGTCGAGGAGTCGCCCTACAGCAAATTTCTGGGGCTCAAGCTGGATCACATCGACGATTCGAGCGCCCGCTTGCTGCTCCCCTATCAGGACGAGAACTCGAATCCCGGCAAAGCGCTGCACGGAGGTTGCATGGCTTCGGTGGGGGCGATCGCCGGCCACGCCATCGCACGGGCGGCACTGGGAAACGAAGCGGGTCCATTGCATACAGCACAAATGCAGGTCAGCTACCTGGCCGCCGCAATTGGAGAGGACGTGACCGCCGAGGCGCGCTTGCTTCGTCGGGGTCGCGAACTCTGCTTTGTGGCGATCGACGTGAAGACCCAAGAAGGCAAGCCGATTGCGAGCATTACCACGACCGTGCGCGGGCGCTTTTCGAAACCCGAACCCGGCTACCCTGTTTCGGCAGGTGATCACGGCGAGTCGGACCCGGGTGTAATGGGGCCGCACATCCAATCGGTGCCCTTCATTGGAAACCGCCTGATCCTGGTCGAGCACATGACTGGAGGCACTTCTCGCCTGACGATGCCGCTGCATGAAAACAATTGCGACGTCGGCGGGGGAATGCACGAAGGCGCGGTGCTCGCGCTCTTGGACACCACCGGCGCGATGGCGTCCTGGGCAGAGTCGGGACCCGGCAGGTTCAAGGCTTCGACCGCCTCGATGCAGATGCAAATCCTCGACCCGGCTCCGAAGGGCGATTTGATCGCCTACGGTCGCTGTGTCCAGAACGACGACGAAATTTATTGGTCTGATGTCGAGGTTGCGAGTGTGGCGGACGGAAAAGTCACGGCCCGAGGCACGGTGCTCTATCGCATCGTGCAGTAG
- a CDS encoding enoyl-CoA hydratase — translation MAINPDSLGMKGSPTERSWDSNEALLYALGVGAGVDELVFTTENTKDTPQRVLPTMAVIIGMGGLPFDKLGSFNPAMLLHGAQKIELLSEIPVSGTVSTVGEIGAIWDKGKAASVDLVCESTDKASGEVLIRTTMTAFIRGEGGWGGERGPKSTFEIPDRKPDHELRYETRIDQPLIYRLSGDRNPLHSDPSFAKMGGFDRPILHGLCTYGFTGRALLHSICGSDPARFKSMEGRFSTPVMPGDDLNIAMWIDGNQCLFQTKNQDGAVVLDQGVLIFE, via the coding sequence ATGGCAATCAATCCCGATTCACTCGGCATGAAAGGATCCCCGACGGAGCGTTCGTGGGACTCGAACGAAGCGCTTCTCTATGCCCTCGGCGTCGGAGCCGGTGTGGACGAACTCGTATTTACAACAGAGAACACCAAAGACACGCCCCAGCGCGTATTGCCCACCATGGCCGTCATCATCGGCATGGGGGGACTGCCCTTCGACAAGCTCGGCTCCTTCAATCCCGCAATGTTGCTCCACGGCGCACAGAAGATCGAACTTCTGAGCGAAATCCCCGTATCGGGAACCGTCTCGACAGTGGGTGAGATTGGGGCGATCTGGGACAAAGGCAAAGCCGCTTCGGTGGACCTGGTGTGCGAATCCACCGACAAGGCATCTGGCGAAGTTCTGATCAGGACGACGATGACGGCCTTCATTCGCGGCGAAGGCGGATGGGGGGGCGAGCGCGGTCCAAAGTCGACCTTTGAAATTCCGGATCGAAAGCCCGACCACGAGCTGCGCTACGAAACGCGCATCGACCAGCCGCTGATCTATCGTCTGTCTGGAGATCGCAATCCCCTCCACTCGGATCCTTCATTCGCAAAGATGGGCGGCTTCGATCGTCCAATTCTCCACGGTCTGTGCACCTACGGATTTACGGGTCGCGCTCTACTTCACTCGATCTGTGGATCGGATCCGGCGCGCTTCAAGTCCATGGAAGGTCGATTCTCAACCCCTGTGATGCCCGGTGATGATCTCAACATCGCGATGTGGATTGATGGCAATCAATGCCTCTTCCAGACCAAGAATCAAGATGGCGCCGTGGTGTTGGATCAGGGTGTGCTGATTTTTGAGTAG
- a CDS encoding AMP-binding protein: MTRGLIISGARQRTREEMFARANRVAGGFDAMGVGPGDSVAIMLRNDFPFLEASFAVGRLGAHAVPINWHFLADEARHILIDAGVKALVIHADLLPQGA; this comes from the coding sequence GTGACTCGGGGATTGATCATCAGTGGTGCGCGCCAGCGCACACGCGAAGAGATGTTTGCTCGGGCCAATCGCGTCGCGGGCGGATTCGACGCCATGGGCGTAGGGCCCGGCGATTCCGTAGCGATCATGCTGCGCAACGACTTTCCCTTTCTCGAAGCCAGCTTCGCGGTGGGCCGTTTGGGAGCCCATGCTGTTCCCATCAATTGGCATTTTCTCGCAGATGAAGCCAGACACATCTTGATCGATGCGGGGGTGAAGGCGCTCGTGATTCACGCCGATCTGCTCCCTCAGGGGGCATAG
- a CDS encoding TIGR04255 family protein encodes MTEMPMLNLPSVERVQFERNFIRTAACELRFPALLKLDSDPPIKIQQALRKEYPIYEIGASLDIGPAGVDRSKIHRFVSKRKDWIVGLSSHSIVLVTTNYQNFEKFRERLQFLIDRAVPELDTDFFTRVGLRYVNQIPIPESTDWSELGELINRDLIAPLIDGVYGLIGPSENTVRGRTEVGGYSFRHGMKPNPDKSTCYELDFDWYTENVSVDDTIELVSIFNEKNFQFFHWCLGHEAIESLGKPSPKNEER; translated from the coding sequence ATGACAGAAATGCCAATGCTGAATCTTCCAAGTGTAGAGCGAGTGCAGTTCGAAAGAAACTTTATACGGACCGCGGCCTGCGAACTCCGGTTCCCGGCTTTGCTGAAGCTCGATTCCGATCCACCGATAAAGATTCAGCAAGCTCTTCGGAAGGAGTATCCAATCTACGAGATCGGGGCTTCGCTTGATATTGGTCCCGCTGGAGTTGACCGATCGAAGATACACCGATTCGTTTCCAAAAGGAAAGATTGGATTGTTGGCCTCAGCTCACATTCGATCGTGCTCGTGACAACCAACTACCAGAATTTCGAGAAATTCCGGGAGCGACTCCAGTTCCTAATCGACCGCGCGGTGCCGGAACTTGACACCGACTTCTTTACCCGCGTGGGGCTACGCTATGTCAATCAAATTCCGATACCGGAAAGTACGGATTGGAGCGAGCTCGGTGAATTGATCAACCGGGATCTAATCGCCCCGTTGATCGATGGTGTCTACGGTTTGATAGGACCATCTGAAAACACCGTTAGAGGTCGGACTGAAGTGGGTGGATATTCCTTTCGTCATGGGATGAAGCCAAATCCTGACAAATCGACGTGCTACGAACTAGACTTTGACTGGTACACGGAGAATGTTTCAGTTGACGATACGATCGAACTGGTGAGCATCTTCAACGAGAAGAACTTTCAGTTCTTTCATTGGTGCTTGGGTCATGAAGCTATCGAGTCGCTAGGTAAACCCAGTCCAAAGAACGAGGAGCGCTAA
- a CDS encoding HEPN domain-containing protein, with the protein MLLTGVNRPKNQVLNLYTREAGYSESDLIHFAYGHLESAGCLFRCGHVGYDSAAYLGHLGIELLLKALLLYRTNKFPNCHDLNKLRNLLEAADCEITFSSEGVAVLEKVNRFYSLRYPAGGPSEPFLAEDLVALEALARQLVNTLPLELQQEYAPQVRKGGRDLLRKSID; encoded by the coding sequence ATGCTTCTGACCGGAGTGAATAGACCGAAAAATCAGGTCCTCAATTTGTACACCCGAGAGGCCGGCTACTCCGAGAGCGATCTTATCCACTTCGCATATGGGCATCTGGAATCCGCGGGCTGCCTCTTTCGCTGTGGACATGTTGGCTACGACTCCGCCGCGTACCTTGGCCATCTCGGTATTGAACTCCTTTTGAAGGCATTGCTTCTCTATCGCACAAATAAGTTCCCGAATTGTCACGACTTAAACAAACTTCGCAACCTTCTAGAGGCTGCCGACTGCGAAATCACATTCTCAAGTGAGGGCGTCGCCGTCCTCGAGAAAGTGAATAGGTTCTACTCTCTTCGGTATCCAGCGGGTGGGCCCTCCGAGCCGTTCCTGGCGGAAGACCTGGTTGCGCTCGAGGCTCTTGCCAGGCAACTCGTCAACACTCTCCCACTCGAGCTTCAGCAGGAATACGCACCCCAGGTAAGAAAGGGCGGGCGTGATTTGCTTCGCAAGTCCATCGACTAG